From the Cololabis saira isolate AMF1-May2022 chromosome 24, fColSai1.1, whole genome shotgun sequence genome, the window gccagtgggacaagatttatcttctcattacaagcaaaaaatcttgttccactggcagatttttctacttatttcaagtgaaaatttacttgaaacaggtgaaaattgttgttttttccagtgatgagtcttgttttaagtgtaatgagattttttctactaaattgagacattttaactagaaataagacaaatatacttgttaagatttagagtttttgcagtgatccatttaacttatcctgtgaaggacagaggcatatttataagttcagaaaagtgttttttattgttgtgttttgatgtatttgatgtaagcccagtggatatttaaagcttacagaaggctgcatttaactgctgctatgtcattcctgcagtatttctgcaggtgttttggtcagtgctattatttgtaatatattatattatttgtaatcagcactaactatctgtccccatatgataaaatccaccatcccccctgatttatttttttacaactcgagtactggttctAACAACTCAAAGCAGGTGAAAACAGCAGCGTGAACGGACCCACCTTGTCTCATCATCTCCCCTTCTCTCTCCGACAGGAAGCTGAGCAGCGAGCGGGAGATGGCGAGCCGCAGCGCCCCCGCCTGGCCCGTCCGGCCCCCGCCGCTCACCTTGCAGTCGGCGTCGAAGCGTCCCAGCAGGCCCACGAACTGAAACGGGAACATCAGCTGCTCCCTGAGAGACGGCAGAAAGAGACAGAGCGATAAGGGAGCGGAGGTGAAAGGATGAGCCGCGGCCCGACCGGCCGGGCCGGCGTATTTAAATGATAGAGGCTAATTTGATGTCTGCTTGGGTGGTCCCGGCACCATGAAAACCTCTTTACAATCTCGGCCGCACATTACGGCGTAAACTCTGACTCAGCAGGACGGAGACGGCCCGTGTTCTGGATGGCGTCTCAGCCTGAATGGACCGCGGCTGCTGACAAAGTCAATTGTCACCTCTCTGCTCCAATTACAGGCTGTCCTCGCGCGGCGCGGCAACACCACCTCTGGACGCTCACACACAACCACTCAACTGTGTAATTAACTCACTACAAGAAGATAAATAAGAAAACTGAGGCGATGCTGCGGAGAGAGAAAAGCTGCTGCTCTAATTTTGTGAAGGGTGTGTAGGTGTGAGGGTGTTGGACGCGTCCCGTCTTTCATTTAAAGGAAACGGCACCAGAGAATGAAGCGGGACACAACCGTCTCACCTGTCCTGCAGGACGGAGAAGAACTGCAGGTAGTCTTGACCGTTGATGGTGATGCGTCCGGAGCCGCAGTCTCGGAGAATAACAGACGAGTTACACGACTTCCTCCGACCTGAAAACCAACATCAGAGCGTCGGAATGTCATTTTACACATTTGTCAAATGTTTTAGAAGCAAATTATTCCAATCGGGTGTTTGAAATCTTTTTACAGCTgatttggtttttctttttttgagtgTGTGATGTGTATTTCATAGTTTGTTGTAACTAAAGCCTGATATCACAGTTTAACCGGCTTCATGTTTGAACATGACGATCACATTTTACTTTAAAAGGGAAAAGAGAGACTATCTGGGAATGTATTTATCCGTACGAGTTTAATAATCCATCGATTTAATGGTAAATGATCCAAAAGCATGAccagaaaatgaaaatatgttACACCGCAGCAGTTCTTAAGTTTTTGCGCCACGTAGTGGTTATTTTTAGACATTTTCTAACACTTCTCAGCAGTTTTGAGTAGTTTTGTGTTATATTGTAGCTTTTCCAAATCCATTTGTTCCGATATTCTGAACGTTTGTGGAGTTATTTTGGCTCTGCTTGAGTAATTCTGTATCACTTAGTAGATTTTTCATCATGGTCCCAGGTGCGTGTTCAGGTGATATCGGACGTTGTCGGACTCATTTGTCCGTCCTCTGCCTTGTGTTGCGTTAGAGGCTCTTTTTATATCATTAGTGGATTATGGCCGTGTGCGTCAGACTTTGTCTCATGATAAACTGCAGAAATCAAGCCTGGATGCAGGATGCTGGCTGAATCTAGATGTGTTGTGTAGATATTATTGGATGGAACGCCAGCAGCGACTTTAGTAAATATCAGAGGCATTTTCCACAAATGTACAACCTCCAGTTGTTTCTTCTGCAGATGGCAGGAAGAAATTTGGCAGGTTGTTTTTATCGGTATGATGAAAGCGTCAGCGTGAGCTGCTTCTCTTTAATCTCatgttcactgcaaaaactctaaatcttaccaagaatatttgtcttatttttagttaaaatgtctcatttttagtaaaaaaaatctcaatacacttaaaacaagagtcattactagaaaaataacttgttatttgataattttcacctgtttcaagtaaattttcacttgaaataagtagaaaaatctgccagtggaacaagatttatctgctcattacaagcaaaaaaatcttgttccactggcagatgtttctacttatttcaagtgaaaatctacttgaaacaggtgaaaattgttatttttctggtaatgacacttgttttatgtgtaatgagatttgtttgactaaaaatagacattttaactagaaataagacaaatattcttgttaagattttgagtttttgcagtgtttccACTGGGCCCGACAACCCGGACTTGGAGAACATCAGCTGAGATCCATGAAGTGGTGACAGAAAGCATGGATGTGTGAGGAGAGATTCTGTACCGTCTGAGGTGCTGAAGGCCACTCCTCTGTCGTCCGTCTGCAGCGGCGGTACGATCTGCTGCCTGGACTGAGCCTCCAGCCGGCGGCGGTAGCGCTGGATGAACTCCTCCTCCGTGCTGCTGTAGGGCATGGACAGCAGCCGCTCCATCAGCTGGATGAACCGGTCGTACTGAACAGAACACAGAGGAGTTTACACGTGgacacggaggaggaggagctctCATGTaggagcagtactggagttgagggggggtggcatcccccctgaaataaaaacggtccaaatcatccccctgtaaaactgtcatcccccctttccatcccttatgtcatttcatcaatgaatgtggttttactgatatttcaatatttagagtcatcaccagaaaaataacaccagaaaaataacttatttgacaattttcacctgtttcaagtacattttcacttgaaataagtagaaaaatctgccagtgggacaagatttatcttcttattacaagcaaaaaaatcttgttccactggcagatttttctacttatttcaagtgaaaatctacttgaaacaggtgaaaattgttgttttttccagtgatgagtcttgttttaaatgtaatgagatttgttttaataaaatgagacattttaactagaaataagacaaatattcttgttaagattgtgagtttttgcagtgatccatgttacttatcctgtgaaggacagagtcatattggtaagttcagaaaagtgttttttattgttgtgttttgatgtatttgatgtaagcccagtggatatttaaagcttacagaaggctgcatttaactgctgctatgtcattcctgcagtatttctgcaggtgttttggtcactgctattatttgtaatatattatattatttgtaatcagcacaaattatctgtccccatatgataaaatccaccatcccccctgattttttttacaactcgagtactgtgtaggATCCATGTTGCTGCTCTCACGTCATGGGAGGAGATGCTCTCGGCCACCACCGTCTCCAGCTCCTCCTTTATCAGCCACCGGCTCGTCCCCAGAGAGCTGGGGGAGGCAGAGGAGAAGCTTTCACTTTCTTGCAGGTTTATTTGAGGTTTCTGCTTCAGACTGCACTTACATCTGCTTGGCATCTTTGGAGAAGAGTCCCTTGGCTCGGAGGCGGTCCTGGTACTTCTCGATGTTCAGCATTTTGCCATAGAGCTCCTAAAACACACAGATGATGGAGTTGTGACTGTTTCTGTCAGTTCAAGTTTTAACTTAACCCAGAAACATCTTTAAACGTGATCTCGTATGCTCGTGGGGGTGAAACGTCCTCCCTGACCCGTTAGAAAACCTGTGTGTGTCTATCTGAActcactcagacacacacacaaacacacacacgccggGGTGAGAACTCATTTCACCGTCAATTATTCACCAGATGTTTGTTTAATTCCTTCTTGATAGAGTGTGCCTAATCCGCTGCCACTCTGACCAgcgacaggaggaggaggaggagggagggaggcagagaagagaagaaaaaaaaaaaaaggaatcctCCAGCAAAAACcaatttcctttaaaaaaaaaaaaaaagaatataatagaaaatgtgaaaaatggAGTCAGGAGTGAAGCGAGGTTTGGACGAGGTGGTCGACTTACATGTTTGCAAACAGCTGCTTCTACAGAAGTAATTCACACGGATTGATGCGGATGGCGGGAGACGGGAGGGCCCGTATCTGCACGCATTTAGGACGGAGACGTGACGGAGACGGACGGTTTCAGTGCTGCTCTATTTAATTTAGAGTGATCTTAATAGTGGCAGAAGCATCTTGGAGCCCAGAGCTTCAGCTTTGAGGGGGAGAGGAAGGTACtggtggatgatgggtggagaGGGCGGGTCTGCGGGACGACGGGGGCTCCACATGGAAGAGGAAGATGCTGCTTCAGGCTCTTCGGGGCTGTGGTCGCCAACGGCTCAGTGGAGCGGCGAGCAGGTGAAATGAGTGACGCTGCCCCctctggctgtgtgtgtgtgtgtgtgtgtgtgtgtgtgtgtgtgtgtgtgtcgcaaACACATCGAACAAAAAGAGCAGAGAAACCAGGAAGCATGACGGGATACAGGAGAGGAGAAACGAGGGTTAAAGAGAGCGACTGAGCCGGCGATCATGAAGACAAGCGGCACGAGCTCTCAGACACGTCTGACGTTCCCATTTAAACCAGCAGCAGGGGGGCCGCCTGACGCTGCAGGCTAAACCctgcacacgtgtgtgtgtgtgtgtgtgtcagtcagAGCCGAGAACATTCAGATTTCATCCTTCTGGATGTTTCAGCTACAAACACACATCTCTAATCACACAAGACTTTGTTAACAAAGCCGAAgcaaaacaggaaatatttaaataaagaaGACGGGCAgcgcccccctcctcccctcacacCCTCTAATCTCCATGGAGACGTGGCCCCGATGGTGGGACAAAGGCCGACGAGTCGCCCAGCTGTACTGAGAgtaattaaagataaaatatggacaaaaaaaaaacccaaaacgcTACACTTTTCAGGTTCACGTCCTGAAAACACTCAAACTGTTTGCTGCAACTTCCCGTCATCTACTGGACCAAGATGgacttatacaggactgtctcagaaaattacaatattgtgataaagttttttattttctgtattgcaattacaaaaactaaaatgtcatacattctggattcattacaaaacaactgaaatattgaaatatttattattttaatattgctgatcatggtttacagtttaagaaaactcaaatatcctatctcaaaaaattagaatattctgggaatcttaatcttaaactgtaaaccataatcagcaatattaaaataataaaaggcttgcaatatttcagttgatttgtaatgaatccagaatgtatgacatttttttttttttttttttttttttttttttaaattgcattacagaaaataaagaactttatcacaatattctaattttctgacacagtcctgtacTTTTCAGAAGAGTTAACCAAAGTTTCTAAATTGGTCATTTTAAGGACCTGAGCTACTGAGGTTTtaattttttgtaatttttattgttatttaataTCTCGTAATCTATTCATTGTTTCCAAATGAACAGTTTAGGGTTTCCTGACCTCTTCAGGAGTTCTTCATCCTCCTGGTCTGGTTTTCTTCACTCAACCGGCCGGTGTCAGGGTATTTTACCTGGTTTAGGTGGAAACGGTCCTCCTAAAGGGATCTCTTTTTCTCATTAGCGCGCCGTTCTGCTGGATTGCGTTCAGGTTTTCTTTCACTGGTAAAAGTCAATCCTCCTCCATGAATGCTGGTTTGGGTTGGAGAGGACGGCAGTAAACCTgaaacaactctgctgcaaTCCAACAAGCCCGAATGTCCGGGATGACTGAGGTCTTCTGCCAGCGTCAACCAGAACCAGCGCTCACTTACAGGTGGGTGTGGTAGGCCTCTCCTCGAAGATTCAGCCCTTCAGCTGGACCTGCCCCGACCTCCCCACCCCCCGCCTGTCTGAGTCCTCTAatccagtggtccccaaccttttctgaaccgcggaccggtttaatgtctgacaatattttcacggcccaatctaaaggtgtagctgataaaaaactcaataaaatgacaagatcggcattaaaaactgtggtattttctctataataataataataataataataataataataataataataataaataaataaataataaaacataattttcgaaaaaataaaataaaataatgcaaacTGTAAGTTACCTTAATATGAgtatttgttttctcattaacattatttaaagccagggttttattttatttcttatatattaaggagactgatatttagtgcttttattttgaaggcgtctcaccgagaccttgtaaacatccggcgcttcagactttaacggtaaaagtttaacggcagtagaaagtgtgtctgaaagactaaactagtgtcaggaatgctaaagtggagcctaactgatacaaaaagcacctggctgataagaaatttgttttctttgcaaattttatgccgtatttatgtccag encodes:
- the mrps9 gene encoding 28S ribosomal protein S9, mitochondrial, producing MAASGVRAVGLFLGKCGNYSTGINTVTSQISRQVLSRQICLSSGLCRKNQAAGGTQYTPEFFKSQIEEFDIGKRHLANIMGEDPENFTQEDVDRSIAYLFPSGLFEKKARPVMKHPEEIFPRQRAVQWGEDGRPFHFLFYTGKQSYYSLMHELYGKMLNIEKYQDRLRAKGLFSKDAKQISLGTSRWLIKEELETVVAESISSHDYDRFIQLMERLLSMPYSSTEEEFIQRYRRRLEAQSRQQIVPPLQTDDRGVAFSTSDGRRKSCNSSVILRDCGSGRITINGQDYLQFFSVLQDREQLMFPFQFVGLLGRFDADCKVSGGGRTGQAGALRLAISRSLLSFLSEREGEMMRQAGLLTADPRVRERKKPGQEGARRKFTWKKR